CGTTGGGTGCGCAGGCGCCCAACATAGCGCGGCCGCCCTTGCTGGAGGGGGTGCGCCTGAGATCCCGATTGTAATCGGGAACTCAGGCCAGGGGGAAACGCTATGCGGTTCCCCCCACCAGAGAATCATTCTCAAGAATCTTGATCTCGTCATTGAACTCATTCCGGCTTTGCCGGCTTAGTATAAACATAAAGATTTAGATTTTATGAAAGTTGCGTGGGCTCGACCCGGAATTTCATCAGGGAGTTAACGCGGTTCGGCTCGGATTGGCGATAAAACGCGTAACTTATTCTTGCAAAATTGTCGACAATCGACTATCTTATTGAGCATATGCATCTTCCGGACCTCAAAATCGACACCAGCTTATCCGAGGCGGTATACCGGGCGATTCGCAAAGAGATCGCATCGGGGCGCCTGAAAGCAGGACAGAAAATCACCGAATCGGAGATATCTCTGGCAATGGGGATCAGCCGGGCGCCGGTTCGTGAAGCATTCAAGCGGCTGGCAATGGACCATCTGGTGAATTTGATCCCCCGAAGCGGCTGTTATGTGGCTGATCTGGATGAAAAGGAAATTGAAGAGATCTTTGAGATCCGTAAACGTCTGGAGTGCATGGCCCTCGAATATGCCTTTGCAAATTTCTCTGCTCACCGGCTCCGGGACCTTCGAAACCGGTTTGAGAGTTGCAAAACGATGGCGAGCAGGGAGGCTGTCGAAAAGGAGATTAAGCTCGACGGATACCTTCACGACCTCATCGCTATAAAATCCGGCTGTGATAATCTCAAGGAGATGCTCAAGGCGCTCTGGTCCCGCATCGAAATAATCCGCCTCCGAGAAGCGGAGCGGGGTTATGTGCCGGTCGATGCCGCCAAAGAGCATATCGCATTGCTCGATTCGCTCATTGACGGCGATAAAGACAGAGCGGTTGATTTACTGGCCCGGCATATCGAAAATTCGAAAAAAACGGTTATCAGTCATTATTATTGTCAAAAACAGGAATAGATCGCAAATGGAAACGATACATCAGGAAGGAAACCGCTGCTATGCAATTTCCCGAGTTTGAAAATAAAGTTGTCCTTATCACCGGCGCCGCCGGCGGTATCGGCGCTGTCCTGTCGGATAAGTTTGCCGAAAACAACGCCCTGGTTTA
This sequence is a window from Chitinivibrionales bacterium. Protein-coding genes within it:
- a CDS encoding FCD domain-containing protein, producing MHLPDLKIDTSLSEAVYRAIRKEIASGRLKAGQKITESEISLAMGISRAPVREAFKRLAMDHLVNLIPRSGCYVADLDEKEIEEIFEIRKRLECMALEYAFANFSAHRLRDLRNRFESCKTMASREAVEKEIKLDGYLHDLIAIKSGCDNLKEMLKALWSRIEIIRLREAERGYVPVDAAKEHIALLDSLIDGDKDRAVDLLARHIENSKKTVISHYYCQKQE